The DNA region TGGTACTGCATAGGCCTTGTTTTCCAGTTCGGATACAATATTTTCTCGGCTATTCTCCGTGCTGTCGGCGACAGTGCTGCGACCCTCTATTTTCTTCTTATCTCATCAGTGCTGAACATCGGTCTCGATCTTCTTTTCGTGGCGTATTTCAAATGGGGCGTAACAGGTGCCGCCGTTGCAACAGACATTTCACAGGCAGCTTCATTTGCAGCGGCATATTTCTACATGACAAAGAAATATCCAGTATTCCGCTTTAAGCTCTCCGACTTCCGCTGGGATTCACAGATGATAAAAGCTACAGTCAGAATAGGTTTTCCTATCTCGCTTCAGCTCATGATCGTTTCCTTCGGTCTTACATTTATCCAGCGTGCTGTAAATGAATTCGGAAAGGTAATGACAGCTTCCGCAACAGTAGGCCAGCGAATCGAAATGTACCTCAACCTTCCGGCTACAGCTTTCCAGACCACACTTGCCACCTACACCGGACAGAACATCGGCGCAGGCAAACCGGAACGTGTTAAGAAAGGCGTAAAGCAGGCGCTTGTGATTGCTCTTTTATTCACTCTGTTCATTTCCGCCATGGTAACGGTATTCTCCGGTTCAATAGTCACTCTGTTCAGTCTGAGTGACCAGGCTGCGGTATACTGCCTGCAGCATCTGCGTGCCATAGCACTCGTAAACATAGTTCTCACAATGTACGTTCCTGTTTTCGGAGTGTTTCAGGGTTCAAACCACAGTGCTTTCCCGATGATCGTCGCCACAGTCGCTCTCGGCACACGAGTTCTTGTAACTTATCTTTTCCGATACAGTGACATTTTCGGACACACTATCATCTGGTGGAACGGTATTTTCGGATTCGGCATGGGATTTATTGTAACATGGATCTATTATCTCAGCGGAAAATGGCAGAACAACGCAGCTATAAAATAATATCTTATCTAAAGAGAGGGAGATCGCGCTTCCTCAGCAAATATAGTTTTTCATAGAACGAAAGGAGCATACAATGGGTTTACAGGGACAGACATTAGAAAGGACCGGTTCAAAGACAAAGGAACCGAAACGATACAACGTGATCATGCTCAACGATGATTTTACGACAATGGATTTTGTCGTGGCTGTACTGATCGATATCTTTCACAAAGATAAGCTGACTGCTGAAGCCCTGATGCTTGATGTGCATAAAAAAGGGAAAGCTGTAGTCGGAACATATTCATACGACATAGCTGTGACGAAGACACGTACAGCAATGCAGCGCGCACGTGATGAGGGGTTTCCTTTCAGAATGCTTGTAGAGGAGGCATAAAACAAATGGAATATTCTGAACATCTTCTTACAGCGCTTATAAACGCTGCGGAATTTACAAAAAATCAGAAACTGGAATTATGCACTCCGGAAACTGTGCTTTATTTTATCTGCGATGATGAAATGTTTGACAGTGCTTTCTCCGACTGCGGAGGAGATACTGACTTTCTCGAAGCTGATCTTTATGATTACATTGAAAATAATATAGACAGATACAGCAGCGAAACCAATACAGTACAGAATTCCCTTGCGCTTGAATGTGCACTGGAAAACGCCGCAATAAGCGCTTCAAACAGTGGAAACCGTGAAATTGAGATAAAGCATTTTATCCACGGAATGTGGCAGATAGAGGATCTTTATGCCGTTTATTTCATTGAAAAGCAGGGTATAAAGGAAACCGATCTTTTATGTGCTATTGCTGAACTTGATGATGAAGAGCCGCATCCTGAAGATGTCATAATAAAAAAGCGTGACGACACTGATGAACATACATACTACAGTGTCGAAGATGATGATGAAGATGAGGACGATGAATTTATCACCGGACCGGAATCTTCAGGTAAAAGTCATCGCAGCACAGAAGGCTTTGTAACCTGCCTTAACGACAGTCTCGGCGATGTTAATCCGCTCATAGGACGAACCGAAGAACTTGAAAGGACAATGCAGATACTCTGCCGTCTTGACAAGAACAACGCCCTTCACATAGGCGATCCGGGTGTAGGCAAAACTGCAGTTATGTACGGTCTGGTAAAAAAGATCGTATCGGGTAAGGTTCCGGAGCCTCTGAAGAACGCTCGTGTTTATTCCTTCGACATCGGCTCGATGCTTGCCGGAACGAAATACCGCGGTGATTTCGAGAAAAGGCTTAAGAAGGCACTTTCCGATATAAGCCGTGACGAGAATCCGATAATCTACATCGATGAGATCCACAACATCGCCGGTGCAGGTGCCACGGGTGACGGCTCATTTGACGCTGCAAATCTGTTAAAACCGTATCTGACAGACGGAAAGATACGCTTTGTCGGCGCCACGACATACGAGGAACACAAAAAATATTTTGAAAAAAGCAAAAGCCTCATAAGACGATTCCAGAACGTTGAAATAAAGGAACCTTCAAAGGAAGAATGCATAATGATCCTTGAAGGTCTTAAAAGCAGATATGAAAATTTCCACGGTGTAAAATATGCGGATGACGTAATACCGTACGCAGTGGAGATGAGTTCAAAATACATTAACGAACGCTTCCTTCCTGACAAGGCCATCGATCTTATCGACGAGGCCGGAGCATATCTTAAACTCGGTATGGACAAAAAAGATCAGGATAATGAATCCGCTTTCTCATCTGTTACGGAAATGCTTTTAAAGGAAGCCGGTGCTGTTCCGGTGGTGACCCGCGAAATAATAAACGCCGTACTCACAAAGATATGCCGCGTTCCGGTCGAAACTGTTGAAACTGAAGATATGGACGGAATTGCAGGACTTGAGGAAAAACTGAGTGCTCTTATCTTCGGACAGAACGAAGCAATAAAGCAGGTGGTCAACACCGTCAAGTTCTCGAAGGCCGGGCTCAACGATGAAAACAAACCGCTCGCAAGTCTTCTTTTCGTTGGTCCTACCGGTGTCGGAAAAACCGAGATTGCACGTCTGCTTGCTCTGAAACTCGGACTTAAGCTCATACGCTTTGACATGAGTGAATACGAGGAAAAGCATGCAGTTGCCAAGCTTATCGGCTCTCCTGCGGGATATGTCGGCTACGAGGAAGGCGGACTCCTCACTGAAGAAATAAGAAAAAATCCGTCTTCAGTCCTTCTTCTTGACGAGATAGAAAAGGCACATCCGGACATCTACAACATTCTTCTGCAGATGATGGATCATGCAACACTGACGGACAATCAGGGACGCAAGGCTGATTTCCGCAATGTCATCATAATTATGACATCGAACGCAGGCGCCAGCCGCATCGGAAAAAGCGTTATCGGATTTGAAAGCAGAGACCGAGACAGCAGCGTTGTCATGGAGGAAGTAAAACGTATTTTCCAGCCTGAATTCCGCAACCGTCTCGACCGTATCGTTGTATTCAACGGCATGGATGACAGCATGGCGGAAAAGATCATCGGTAAAAAGCTGGGTGAACTTGCTGACAAACTTGCAGTTAAGAACATCACACTTGAATACGACAAGGCTGCAGCTGATCTTATCAAGAAAAAAGGTATCTCATCTGAATACGGCGCCCGTGAAGCAGACCGTGTGATCAGAAACGAGATAAAACCGCTTTTCGTTGACGATATCCTTTTCGGAAAACTGAAAAACGGAGGAAAGGTAAACCTCTCCGCCGATGGTGATAAATTTGTTATTAATGTGGATTCAGAGATTGTGGATCTTCAAAAATAATAGTTTTCTCTGCTAAATAACAAACACGCCGCATCTCACCGGTTAGTCCGGTTCTGAGATGCGGCGTTTTTTGTTTTCAGTTAAATTTTTATGTTTGTAAAAATATCATAGGTCTCTGCAAAGGGACAACCTTAGGGAGAGAAAAATCTTATTCAGTTAATATCTGAATTCGGGATCGTAACAGTCCAGCTGCTGGATGTCTCTTTCGAAGATTCTTCAAGCTCTTCTTCAGTTCTTAATCTGATGACCGTATTGTCACCATCCGCATCAGTGCTGTAGTAAAGATGATGATCCGGATCCGGGACTTTAACCTTTTCTTCATCATCGTTCAGACCGATGACTTTAGTGGAAACTGTTCTGCTTCCTCCGCCGGATGTAGTTACTTTTACCGTTTCTTCTTCCTTCGCTTTCAGGTATCTTTCATAGGAAACCTTGAAAGACTTGTCACATCCGTCGTTTATGTACTCAACTTCAGAAAGTTTGCCGTCAAGGAAAGTAAGATTAATGTGTTCGTGCTTATAAAGAGGATCCATGTAACGGAACATACGGTCATTCATAAGTTCAGGAAGTTCTTCTTCAAAATTATCATAGTTATAAACACCGTCTTCTATTTCCACGTCCGGATGATCGGATTCCATGTATGAGAAATAGTAGTATGCTTTTATAAGTGCATCATTTTCAGATATTTCCGGATAATCAGGAAGTGATGCAGTTTCCGGATCTTCTGAGGTCTTATCAGCAAAACCGTCCTTCCAGTTCTCCTCTCCGGAAGCATACTGATCAAGTCCGGATGTAAACGGAATCGCAAGATTCTGAGGAACAGCAGCCGGATATGCCCCTGTTACCTTACCGTTTAAATCTGTCAGATAAACCGATACGACCTTACCGTCCGAAATGTGTATCGCCCACTTAAAATTAAACTTGTTTGAAAATCTGGCAAGTTTGTTCAGCTGAACGCAGAAGTCATCGTCATCGGCTCCGTTTACAATTATTCTTTCTCCGGCAAGTTCTTCTGTGTATTTGCCGTTTTTAATTGCATTTATGAGTGCAAGTCCGGTAAGTCCGTACATCATCTTTGCGTCGTCATTAAGCTGTGAAACAGTACGGGAATAACTGTGCCAGTCCGCATCTGAACTGCTCATCATTTGAAAAAAAGATGTATCGACTTTGTCAAAAGGAATTATAATATCATTCGGTATTCCAAGAGGATATGCTCCAGTCTTTTCATTATTTACAGAACATATAACTTTTGTCTGACCAAAAAAGCTGTAGTCAGCTATCCATTTAAGATTACGATATCCGTATTTATCATGAATAATGCGATTGACTTCTTCTGCAGTTTCGCTTCCGTCATCAAACGAAACAGATCTTCCTTTTTCCTCAGGAATACCAGAATCGCTGCGAAGCAGTCCGTTTATAATCTCAGCAACTGTTGCAGCCATACGGTTGAGTTTCTGAGAATCGTTGATATCCTTCTCGTAATCAGATGAACTCAGAACATGTTTATAGTACGAATGATCTTCGTATATTGATTCCTTCATGGAAATAGTATCGAGTATGTTCACTACCCCGTCTTCGTTTACATCCAGTTTTTCAGAAGCTTCTCCATCAGATTTTCCTGTCATGAAATCGAACATTCCTGAAAGATCGGACGGTTTAAAATATTTCTTCGCCTTCTCAGTATCTGCTGCATATGCTGTAATAAAAACTGATGAAACGAGAGTAACTGCAAGAACTGCAGAAATAACTTTCTTTATCATAAATCTTATCCTCTTTTTGTGGTTTGTGTTATTGGATATATTTTACCACGAATGTGATTCAAAGTCAATTCAGATATGCAGAAAAACCACGCTCTCTTTTCAGAAAACGTGGTTCACCTGAATAATTTAATTGGTAATTAATTAAACGCATAAGTCCCTGCAATATGTCCATAGGAAATAACATTTCCGCCGCCGTTGTCAAGCGACTTTATCGTTTCAAAGAACTCCTGATTCATATTGTCAAATCTTACTTCAACGGATTCTGCAGGTTCCTTCAGGGCGAAGACGTAGACTTCATAATTGTGGTCTCCGGTTCCGGCCGGCGGATACGGGCCTTTGTATTCTTCTGCCGGTGCCCAGCCTGTCGGGAGATCAGTTTCCTTGCTTACGGACTTCCAGTGAAGCCAGTTGTAGGCACTTGTATCTATCATGTAGATAACGTACTCTCCTGCGCCTTCAACAGATCCCCATGAAAGCTGCGGAGAAACATTGTTCCCTTTTTTCTTCAGGCTTCCTATATCGTCCTTCCACTTTCCGTCTTCACCAAGGTCTGAAGATGTTATTTCAAATGTGCTGAGATTTTCAATGCTGAACTCTTCTGCCGCTTCAGTTAATTCTGCTGCAGTTTCTTCGGAAGATCCTTCATAGGCTTCCGTTACCTGCACTATTTCAGAGTTCTGAGCACTGCCGTTATCAGTTTTTGCTGCAGTTCCGCATGAAACTAAAGCAAAAGCCGAAAGAAGTGATGATATTAATAATACTGTCTTTTTCATAGAATACTCTCCTTTGTATAGTGTGATACAATTATTATATCACACTAAGCATAACAATGCAACACTAATTATCAAAATAGCTCATAATACATATAAATAAGGTGTATCCTAAAAAAATATCAGAATACACCTTATTCAATGCAATAAAAAACCCTGCTCGGTGAGCAGGGTTAATATAAGGGTAAAGCCATGTACTGCTATGATCCTGTGTTTCAGGATGTTAAGTTATTGTTGTTTCGCTTCCGTCATCAAACGAAACAGATCTTCCTTTTTCCTCAGGAATACCAGAATCGCTGCGAAGCAGTCCGTTTATAATCTCAGCAACTGTTTCAGCCATACGGTTAAGTTTCTGGGAATCGTTGATATCCTTCTCGTAAGCAGATGAACTCAGAACATGTTTATAGTACGAATGATCTTCGTATATTGATTCCTTCATGGAAATAGTATCGAGTATATTCACTACACCGTCTTCGTTTACATCCAGATTTTCAGATGCTTTATCGGCAGGTTTGAAATATTTTTTTGCCTTCTCAGTATCGGCAGCATATGCTGTGATGAAAACTGATGAAACGATACTGACTGCAAGAACTGCAGATATAACTTTCTTTATCATAAATCTTATCCCCTTTTTGCGGTTTGTTTTATTGGATACATTTTACCACAAACACTGGGCAAAAGTCAAGGAACCTGTCCATGATAACGGCATATCCGATCGCCTAAATACGTGGGTTTGGATATATCTAGTTTCTTTTTAAGAGAGTTTTTAACAAACACTTTCTCCGGAAAAATAAAAAAACTATTGACAAAACTGTTATCATTGATTATACTGTATATATACCGATATACACAGTATGTCAAAGGAGATTTTCATGAAAATAATTATAAAAAACAAATCAGAACTGCCTATCTATGAACAGATCGAGGAGCAAATGAAGACACAGATACTTGACGGGACCATAAAGGAAGACGAACAGCTTCCGTCTATCCGTCAGCTTGCCCGTGATCTGAAGATAAGCGTAATCACAACAACAAGAGCCTACAACGATCTTGCTGAGGAAGGTTTCATCATCTCGGTGGCCGGCAAGGGCTATTTCGTTTCTCCGAGAAACAACGAACTCCTGAAGGAGCGAATGCTGTTCGAAATGGAGGAAGGACTTGAAAAAGCCGTAACAAGCGGCAGAAATGCCGGACTTTCTGACGAGGAGATCATAGAGGCGCTTAAGAAATTTATGGAGGGATGACAATGGAAAACATTCTTGAAATCAACGGCCTTAATAAATCATACGGGGATTTTGCTCTGAAAGACGTAAGCTTTTCCCTTCCAAAGGGCTACATAATGGGATTTGTCGGCCAGAACGGATCCGGCAAGACTACTACTATCCGCTCGATACTCAATATGGCGAAAACCGACAGCGGAAAGATATCTGTCTTTGGTCTTGACAGTGTAAATGACACTATCGAGATCAAACAGCGTACCGGCGTGGTTTTCGACAGCCTTTATCTTGCGGAACATCTTACTGCAAAACAGATAGAAAAGCAGTTAAAGCCGTTTTACAATGACTGGCAGAGCGATGAGTTCTTTAAGCGCCTTAAAAGTTTTGAACTTCCTGACAACAAGAAGGTCGGCGAGTTTTCAAAGGGCATGAAGATGAAACTGATGATAGCCGTTGCCCTCTCCCACAAGGCAGAGCTCATTATACTGGACGAACCAACAAGCGGACTTGATCCGGTGGCCCGTGATGAACTGCTGGACATTCTTTCGGAATACATTGAAGATGAAAACCGCGGTGTGCTTTTTTCAACGCATATCACTGCAGACGTTGAGCGTATAGCCGACTACGTAACTATACTCCACAACGGAAAAGTGTGGTTTACCGGCGAACTCAACGCACTTGCGGAAAGCTATGCAGTTTTAAAGGGCGCGGAAGAAGATATTCCGGAAACGGTAAAAGATAAACTCATCGGCTTCCACGCATACCGGAACGGCTTCGAAGCATTAATAAAAACCGACGATCTGGCAGGACTTCCGGATTCCCTGGAATATGAAAAGGCTAACCTCGACGACATCCTGGTCTACATAGCAAAGGAGGATAAGAATGAAAGACATGCTGAAAATAATGCGGTTTGATTTCTTAACCGCCGCAGATACCGGATATTTTCCGGCAGTTTTCCTTGCTGCCCTGTCTGTATCAGGAGCATTCCTTTTCGGTCCGGGCTGTGCAGCCGCTCTGATACTGACGTCCATATGCTTTATACTTCCGCTTACAAGCGTTGCTGAGAAATCTGAGTTTCATAAACTCTACGGAATTCTTCCGGTAAAAAGAAAAAACATAACCCGCGGACGTTTTCTGTATATATTCATGCTTCATTTCATACCGGAAATGATCGCGCTTTTACTGTTAAAACCGGCTTTCACTCTGAAGGCATACAGATTTCTTCCTAATCAGGGCAGTGCAAGTCTGCAGATGATCGAAAATGCTTTTTCATCAGAATTCCGCTCTCCGTGCATGATCATCTTCACCGTTTTTTCGATTTCATGTTTTGCTTTCCTCTACATGGAATTCACCGGACAGATCTTCGGACACGAAAATGATATTAAGAGCATCATGGTATTACTCCTGACCGTAACAGCAGTTGTTACGACCCTGACAGCACTCGGAAGTCATGACATAATACAGGTGGATTTCGAAAAGATCCGCAATTTAAAGACACTTACCGCCGGCATCTCTCTGAACACACTGCTGTTTATGATCTGCCTGCTGCTCGGAGAAATAACCGCCGGAAAAGTATCGGCAAAAGAGCTATGAGGAGGGATAATCATGGATCTTACTGTAATCAGAAAAATAATAAAATCAGACCTTACAAATATAAGAGGCGGTAAAAACTCGATGACTTCCCTTATAGTAATAACAGCCGTATTCTTTCTCGGAACCGGATTTCTTGTTTCACCGATAGCCGGTCTGTACGGACCGTTTCTGCTTGGAGTCTTCGTCGTACCCGCACTTTTTTCCAACGAGATAAAATATCACAGTGAAAAGCTCCCCTTTATTCTTCCGATACGGCGCAGTGATCTTGTAAACGCAAGATTTCTGTTTGCCGCAGGTACATATTTTATAGTCGGTCTTGTGGTCTATGTTCTTATGCTTTTATCAGAAAAAATAAAACTTTACACATTGATCCTCGGAGATGAAGACGCCGATTTTCTTAAAGTGATTTCAGAACGTCTCGGCTTTTCACCGCTGTTGTTTTTCAGCATGATATACTGCCTTGCTTTTGCCGTAGGATTATTATCTTTAGGAATGCAGCTCCGTGCCTATTTCAAAGATCCTGCAAGATTAAAAGCAGATCTGGATATGACATCAAATAAAAACTCTAAAAAAGAAAAAATTGCTGTAGTTATTATATTTTTCGGAATATTACTTTTTATACTCGTCGTAACAGGCATTATTCCGGTAACAACAGCTCTGGCTGTAATACTTCAGCTTTTTGCAAATCTTGCTCATGCCGGAAAAGGAGTTTTCCTGACTGTTTTTACACTATGCTTAGGATTTATGAGTCTTACTTTCAGTTACACATGCACAAGACTTGAGTATGAGGAAAAGGATCTGGGGTGATAAAATGAAAAATCTGTTTAAACGCATGACTGCTGCTTTGTGTGCAGGACTTATGCTTTCATTTCCTGTAAACATTTCAGCTGAAGAAATTCCTGAAAATGATATTACACTGCCATCAGGCAAAACACTGAAAGAAGTGATCTCTACAATAGCCTCAGACTGTAAAGCTACTGAAGATATTCTGGACTTCGCATCAGCCGAGATCAGTATATTCAAAGGTAACGAAGAGCTATACACCGGTTATTTCGGTGAAGTGAACAAGGAAAAACACATCGCCGCTGATGAAACATCAGTTTACGAATGGGGCAGCATTTCGAAAACACTCATCTGGGTAAGCGTTATGCAGCTTTATGAACAGGGGCGTATAGATCTTGACAAGGACATCCGTGAATATCTTCCGGAAGGATTCTTTAAGAATCTCACATACGACGATCCGATCACAATGATGAACCTTATGAATCATAATGCTGGATGGCAGGAAACAACGAAAGCTATCCAGGTAAAAGACGAAAAGGATATAAAGCCGCTGGGAGAAGCTCTTAAAGAAATCGAACCGGCGCAGGTTTTCCGTCCGGGAAAAGTTACCGCCTACTCGAACTACGGTGCTGCTGTGGCGGGATATGTGGTCGAATGCATAACGGGCGAAGATTTCTGTGACTATGTTCACGAGAACATTTTCAACGTTCTCGGAATGGAACACACTTCACTGAATCCGAACCACAGCGACAACGCTTACGTTTTCGAAAAGCGAAAGGAAATGCACAGCTATTCAACTATGTTCTTTGAATCTGTTGACGAAGGAAACTGTCTTTACTACATTCCCTGCTACCCTGCCGGAGCAGCAGCAGGAACTTTAGCGGACTTAAGGACCTATGCGCAGGCATTTGTAAATGATGATGCACCGCTTTTCAAAAATCCGGAGACTCAGAAGCTGATGTTTGAGGGAACAGCTTTTTACGGTGATTCGGACATTCCGGAAAACTGTCACGGCTTCTGGCCGGAGGAACGTGAAGTACGTGTTTACGGTCACGGTGGTTCAACACTTTTCGGAGAAGCTGATATGAAATTTGATCCGGTATCAAAGATAGGATTTGTCGTTATGGTAAATCAGTACGGCGGCAACCTGGTAACTGAAAACGCACCGTCACTGGTCTTCGGACATTTTCCGAAAGACAAATATATTTCCGAAACAGATGATAAAATTGATATAAAAGGATATTATTTGATCTCACGCGGAGTTTTCAAAGGACTGATGAAATTCCAAAATACTCTGACAGCAATTTCTGCAGATGAACTTGGTGATACTAATTTAAGAAAACTGAATGACGGTCTGTATGTTATTGAAGCCGGTGAAAGCGGTCAGTTATCTTCAGTCAGAAACTACGAAAACGGCGACTGGGGGCTGCTTATACAAAGTGAAGAACTGATACATACTGGCAGTTATCTTTTCGCACTGGCTCTCCTTGCTGCCTACGGACTTACCGCAGTCGCATCGTTTTACATGCTCCGTATCCGTTTCAAAGTTCGTAAACTCAAAAAACAGTCACTTACTTCAGGTGTTATAACTGCCGGAGAAACAGCGATACTTGTTTCAGTAATTCTTCTGCTTACAAGTTACGTGTACACATTGAAATTCCTGGGTGGTCTTCCGGAGGCAGCAATGACCGTCTTCGGCACCTGTCAGATCATATGCGCGGCTGTATGTGTTGTTTCAGCAATCGCTGCGGTAAGATCCGCTTTAAAAGATAAAGATAAAATAAAGAAAACGGTCTGCATCATCAATACTGTCTGCAGTGTAATATGCGTTTCTGCGATAGTGTATTTCGAAATGTACCGCTTCTGGGGCTGCTGATAAAAGCCGCACTTACAGAGAAAAAATAAACTGTAGAACAAAAGATAAATAATACAAAAAGGGTAACAGTCTTTGCTTTTATCGCAATGACTATTACCCTTTTGTATTTTCAGTCAGCATTTTCACGCAACATCTACATTAAGTGCAATGTAAAGTCTGACTTCGTCATCAGTTGCTTTTCTGGTTCCTTCCATGGCAGCAGAACCGTTTTCTGCGATAAAATCCAGAAATACATCGTAGTCATCTTCGTGCATTACATCAGCGTAGTGACCGATGCCGGAAAATGAATAGGTACATGTTATTATTTTTTCCTTATCAATAAGTTTGAGCTGCTCATCAAAGAACTTTTCCTTCCAGATAAGATAGTCATCATCATCTACTTCAGGAACCAGCTTTTTTAAGATTTTTTTGTTCCTGTCATAATCGTCAATATTTATATAGTGAAATACAGTATCGTGGGCAATGTCAGTTTCCAGTCTGAGGCGGTAACGGAATTTCTCTTCAGCAGTCATTCCGGAAAAATCGCAGTCAACTTCATAGATCTCGTCAGAATATTTTCCTACCCCCCATTCTATGATCTCATCTGTTTCATCATTATCACAGACTGTAAGATTCATCAGATATTTCAGGAGTGCTGTAACATCATCCTCAGGGACTTCCGAAAGTGCCTCGATTATTGCATCATTGTCGCCGTCATCAAAATCAAAGCCGAAAAAGTTATCAGTCACGGTGCTTTCCACGATCTTTATAAAGTCCATAAGCTCCTGTCCGGCAAGCGACTCACATTCAGAAAAATATTCAAAAATATTTTCCTCTGATTCATGGAAACACGAAGTACCGTCCGAACAGTTATTGAGCAGCCATCTGGTTTCACCATCGCAAGTATATTTCACTGCTGCAACAACTGTTATTTCATTATCAAAAATAAATTCTTTTCTTCCTGCGTCTTCAATCATTATACGACTCATTAACTGTTCCTCCTTTACTGCAAAGTTATACTCAAATACTTATTATAATAATTTTACAATAAATTTTCTTAAAAGTCAATGTTTTTTATGATTTTTGCTCATGTTCTTATTTTTACTCACTTTTATTGCATGAAAACAGGCTGCGCGGCATAAGTCACGCAGCCTGTTTCGTACCAGGGAGTATATCAGGAATTATCTTGTTGAATGGAATGTTCTTGCAATAACGTCGAGCTGCTGTTCCCTTGTAAGATCGACGAACTTGACAGCGTAGCCCGATACACGAATCGTGAAGTTAGCGTACTCAGGATTTGTCGGATCCTCCATGATCTTTTCGAGATATTCTCTGCCGAATACGTTCACGTTGAGGTGATGTGCACCCTGTGAGAAGTATCCGTCGAGAACATGTACGAGGTTTGTAACGCGTTCTTCCTCAGTTCTGCCTATGGCATCCGGATTGATGCTCTGTGTATTTGAAATTCCGTCAAGTGCCCATTCGTAAGGGATCTTGGCTGTTGAATTGAGAGATGCAACAAGTCCGTTCTTTTCTGCACCGTAGCTTGGATTTGCG from Ruminococcus sp. HUN007 includes:
- a CDS encoding MATE family efflux transporter — encoded protein: MHSITVPVARKKVRANASVGILFLLGLGVICALVGILTAKPAYTYLLNVDRSIVGLTVNYFRWYCIGLVFQFGYNIFSAILRAVGDSAATLYFLLISSVLNIGLDLLFVAYFKWGVTGAAVATDISQAASFAAAYFYMTKKYPVFRFKLSDFRWDSQMIKATVRIGFPISLQLMIVSFGLTFIQRAVNEFGKVMTASATVGQRIEMYLNLPATAFQTTLATYTGQNIGAGKPERVKKGVKQALVIALLFTLFISAMVTVFSGSIVTLFSLSDQAAVYCLQHLRAIALVNIVLTMYVPVFGVFQGSNHSAFPMIVATVALGTRVLVTYLFRYSDIFGHTIIWWNGIFGFGMGFIVTWIYYLSGKWQNNAAIK
- a CDS encoding ATP-dependent Clp protease adaptor ClpS, producing the protein MGLQGQTLERTGSKTKEPKRYNVIMLNDDFTTMDFVVAVLIDIFHKDKLTAEALMLDVHKKGKAVVGTYSYDIAVTKTRTAMQRARDEGFPFRMLVEEA
- a CDS encoding AAA family ATPase, with the protein product MEYSEHLLTALINAAEFTKNQKLELCTPETVLYFICDDEMFDSAFSDCGGDTDFLEADLYDYIENNIDRYSSETNTVQNSLALECALENAAISASNSGNREIEIKHFIHGMWQIEDLYAVYFIEKQGIKETDLLCAIAELDDEEPHPEDVIIKKRDDTDEHTYYSVEDDDEDEDDEFITGPESSGKSHRSTEGFVTCLNDSLGDVNPLIGRTEELERTMQILCRLDKNNALHIGDPGVGKTAVMYGLVKKIVSGKVPEPLKNARVYSFDIGSMLAGTKYRGDFEKRLKKALSDISRDENPIIYIDEIHNIAGAGATGDGSFDAANLLKPYLTDGKIRFVGATTYEEHKKYFEKSKSLIRRFQNVEIKEPSKEECIMILEGLKSRYENFHGVKYADDVIPYAVEMSSKYINERFLPDKAIDLIDEAGAYLKLGMDKKDQDNESAFSSVTEMLLKEAGAVPVVTREIINAVLTKICRVPVETVETEDMDGIAGLEEKLSALIFGQNEAIKQVVNTVKFSKAGLNDENKPLASLLFVGPTGVGKTEIARLLALKLGLKLIRFDMSEYEEKHAVAKLIGSPAGYVGYEEGGLLTEEIRKNPSSVLLLDEIEKAHPDIYNILLQMMDHATLTDNQGRKADFRNVIIIMTSNAGASRIGKSVIGFESRDRDSSVVMEEVKRIFQPEFRNRLDRIVVFNGMDDSMAEKIIGKKLGELADKLAVKNITLEYDKAAADLIKKKGISSEYGAREADRVIRNEIKPLFVDDILFGKLKNGGKVNLSADGDKFVINVDSEIVDLQK
- a CDS encoding YbhB/YbcL family Raf kinase inhibitor-like protein; translated protein: MKKTVLLISSLLSAFALVSCGTAAKTDNGSAQNSEIVQVTEAYEGSSEETAAELTEAAEEFSIENLSTFEITSSDLGEDGKWKDDIGSLKKKGNNVSPQLSWGSVEGAGEYVIYMIDTSAYNWLHWKSVSKETDLPTGWAPAEEYKGPYPPAGTGDHNYEVYVFALKEPAESVEVRFDNMNQEFFETIKSLDNGGGNVISYGHIAGTYAFN
- a CDS encoding GntR family transcriptional regulator; this encodes MKIIIKNKSELPIYEQIEEQMKTQILDGTIKEDEQLPSIRQLARDLKISVITTTRAYNDLAEEGFIISVAGKGYFVSPRNNELLKERMLFEMEEGLEKAVTSGRNAGLSDEEIIEALKKFMEG
- a CDS encoding ABC transporter ATP-binding protein; its protein translation is MENILEINGLNKSYGDFALKDVSFSLPKGYIMGFVGQNGSGKTTTIRSILNMAKTDSGKISVFGLDSVNDTIEIKQRTGVVFDSLYLAEHLTAKQIEKQLKPFYNDWQSDEFFKRLKSFELPDNKKVGEFSKGMKMKLMIAVALSHKAELIILDEPTSGLDPVARDELLDILSEYIEDENRGVLFSTHITADVERIADYVTILHNGKVWFTGELNALAESYAVLKGAEEDIPETVKDKLIGFHAYRNGFEALIKTDDLAGLPDSLEYEKANLDDILVYIAKEDKNERHAENNAV
- a CDS encoding ABC-2 transporter permease, whose protein sequence is MDLTVIRKIIKSDLTNIRGGKNSMTSLIVITAVFFLGTGFLVSPIAGLYGPFLLGVFVVPALFSNEIKYHSEKLPFILPIRRSDLVNARFLFAAGTYFIVGLVVYVLMLLSEKIKLYTLILGDEDADFLKVISERLGFSPLLFFSMIYCLAFAVGLLSLGMQLRAYFKDPARLKADLDMTSNKNSKKEKIAVVIIFFGILLFILVVTGIIPVTTALAVILQLFANLAHAGKGVFLTVFTLCLGFMSLTFSYTCTRLEYEEKDLG